The proteins below come from a single Malus sylvestris chromosome 3, drMalSylv7.2, whole genome shotgun sequence genomic window:
- the LOC126614836 gene encoding LOW QUALITY PROTEIN: uncharacterized protein LOC126614836 (The sequence of the model RefSeq protein was modified relative to this genomic sequence to represent the inferred CDS: deleted 2 bases in 1 codon; substituted 1 base at 1 genomic stop codon), with protein MAADGAAAAEASPPRSPLSRIYEQREETVVSLKHGQKQKRRLARFLKPCATGFTTAVGPPKIPLLCEVFPHDLQQWPSKVFFKGWKIPQGKWDEWVDRLAGKYCSIWNQSGICDAILSSRYEIRGNNKNVLLGLVEFWSPETNTFVFPWGEATITLEDVMVLGGFSALGRNVTRPVTGCWRKSWKRWRRRGWRFXTKAKKACQSSWIKNLMELPNGGYEYEHVAFLSLWLSRFVFPSLPEDCIGRHVFPIAACLSQGKRVALAPAILSGLFRDLSLLKNRVLSGEEEISVSGPFQLLQLWALERFPSPPKALKPGEPRAARWHKVASKSIGLPLVRTVFKLQENFQWRPYSADLSNLRHSSYYRENKPVFFGSAKHADENLKSYVRCLCPSELIGVEDSKEKYFPHRVAMQFGIDQDLPGEFPGLDFAACNDIGFFVPPWSFEPCVTARYLDWWEKSKSARADAIRKEVMVATQKIKRFNASVTERKLQMQKECAQTLTKSKPEKNYSYVMPEVSRKSNTTSEKKTSAIPPKQVKKELPADHTDDDDDDDIPLSERMNRKFPRKVENESASDHSDDSNEDFLISVRSSRSANRPACLSNTSPSSGSTKCVSSTSLIRGGSVSKRKLVTKAEGFPAKKRSAVDFCKSLTKIATKGKKAGEGTNVQVDVPSRMGDKHKVATKVSEKAASREGKKAMPEGSFKKPMGVNDHKRNQPEKGSLKEVKKTKPDDSMESVEILTRVANLEKLLGLNSKEKQNP; from the exons ATGGCAGCAGAcggagcagcagcagcagaagcGTCACCGCCCCGGTCACCGTTAAGCCGCATATACGAACAGAGAGAAGAAACCGTGGTCTCTCTAAAACATGGTCAGAAACAAAAGAGGAGACTCGCAAGGTTTCTGAAGCCATGTGCCACCGGTTTTACCACCGCAGTGGGTCCCCCAAAAATTCCATTGCTCTGCGAGGTCTTTCCTCACGACCTCCAGCAATGGCCGTCGAAGGTGTTCTTCAAAGGGTGGAAGATTCCCCAGGGAAAGTGGGATGAATGGGTCGATAGGTTGGCCGGTAAGTACTGCTCCATCTGGAACCAGTCTGGAATCTGTGATGCAATTTTGAGCTCCAGATATGAAATCAGGGGAAACAACAAGAATGTGCTTCTCGGGTTGGTGGAGTTTTGGTCGCCGGAGACCAACACTTTTGTTTTCCCATGGGGGGAGGCCACCATTACGCTCGAAGATGTCATGGTTCTTGGCGGGTTTTCGGCCCTTGGAAGGAATGTCACTAGACCTGTTACTGGTTGTTGGCGAAAATCGTGGAAgagatggagaagaagaggaTGGAGATTTTG AACCAAGGCGAAGAAAGCTTGCCAATCTAGCTGGATCAAGAATTTGATGGAGCTGCCAAATGGAGGGTATGAATATGAGCATGTAGCTTTCTTATCGTTGTGGCTTTCGAGGTTTGTTTTTCCTTCTCTTCCTGAGGATTGCATTGGGAGGCATGTTTTTCCGATTGCAGCATGTTTGTCACAGGGGAAGAGAGTTGCTCTTGCACCCGCCATCCTTTCGGGTCTTTTCAGAGACCTTAGCTTGCTAAAGAACCGAGTTCTTTCTGGTGAGGAGGAGATTTCGGTTTCTGGCCCCTTTCAGCTTTTGCAGTTGTGGGCTTTGGAGAGGTTTCCGAGTCCCCCGAAAGCTCTGAAACCTGGCGAGCCTAGGGCTGCCCGGTGGCACAAAGTAGCTTCTAAGTCAATCGGTCTGCCTCTTGTGAGAACCGTTTTTAAGTTGCAAGAGAATTTTCAGTGGCGTCCGTATTCTGCTGATTTGAGCAATTTGCGCCATTCCTCTTACTACAGAGAGAACAAGCCCGTATTTTTTGGTAGTGCTAAGCACGCAGATGAGAatttaaaatcttatgttaGGTGCTTGTGCCCTTCTGAGTTGATTGGAGTAGAAGATAGTAAAGAGAAGTATTTTCCGCACCGTGTGGCAATGCAGTTTGGAATTGATCAAGACCTTCCTGGTGAATTTCCAGGATTGGATTTTGCCGCCTGCAATGATATTGGTTTCTTTGTTCCGCCATGGTCTTTTGAGCCGTGTGTAACGGCTAGGTACTTGGATTGGTGGGAAAAATCAAAGTCTGCTCGTGCAGATGCAATCAGAAAAGAAGTCATGGTGGCAACACAGAAGATAAAGAGGTTCAATGCCTCCGTTACGGAGAGGAAATTGCAGATGCAAAAGGAATGTGCACAAACTTTGACAAAGTCTAAACCAGAAAAGAATTACTCCTATGTTATGCCTGAGGTCTCAAGAAAATCCAATACTACTTCAGAAAAGAAGACCTCTGCCATTCCCCCTAAGCAGGTCAAGAAAGAGTTGCCTGCTGATCATACtgacgatgatgatgatgatgatattccGCTTTCAGAACGAATGAATAGGAAATTCCCTAGGAAGGTTGAGAATGAGTCGGCTTCTGATCATAGCGATGATAGTAATGAAGATTTTCTCATTTCGGTACGATCAAGTCGCTCTGCAAATAGACCAGCTTGTTTGAGTAATACTTCCCCAAGCAGCGGATCCACAAAATGTGTTTCCTCAACCTCACTTATTCGAGGTGGAAGTGTGAGCAAACGGAAGTTAGTCACAAAAGCGGAAGGATTTCCGGCTAAGAAAAGAAGTGCTGTTGATTTTTGTAAAAGTCTTACGAAGATTGCTACAAAAGGGAAGAAGGCTGGTGAAGGGACAAATGTACAAGTTGATGTACCTTCCAGGATGGGAGACAAGCATAAAGTGGCAACTAAAGTATCAGAAAAGGCTGCTTCGAGAGAAGGGAAGAAAGCAATGCCTGAAGGGTCTTTCAAGAAACCTATGGGGGTTAATGACCATAAACGCAATCAACCTGAAAAAGGTTCTCtgaaagaagtaaaaaaaacaaagccTGATGACTCCATGGAGAGTGTTGAAATACTAACGAGGGTTGCGAATCTGGAGAAACTTCTGGGGTTAAACtcaaaagagaaacaaaatcCTTAG
- the LOC126614604 gene encoding probable serine/threonine-protein kinase PBL23 produces the protein MNCFQCCMSEEKNARKSLKKSIKEYHDTKTLASFANISFKTDSSRRKYIAEEIAKVGKGNITAQIFTYRELCVATNNFHPDNLLGEGGFGRVYKGKFEGTEQVVAVKQLDRNGFQGNREFLVEVLILSLLHHAHLVNLVGYCADGDQRILAYEYMANGSLEDHLLDLAPGKKALDWNTRMKIAAGAAKGLEYLHEQANPPVIYRDFKASNILLDENFNPKLSDFGLAKLGPTGDMTHVSTRVMGTYGYCAPEYALTGQLTTKSDLYSFGVVFLEIITGRRVIDNNRPTEEQNLVTWAQPLFKDRRKFTLMADPLLEGKYPIKGLYQALAVAAMCLQEEAATRPLISDVVTALAYLTLDGEAGDTDADGNVDTTDGAGVERET, from the exons ATGAATTGCTTCCAATGTTGCATGTCAGAAGAGAAAAACGCCAGGAAGTCATTAAAAAAGAGTATCAAGGAATACCATGACACCAAAACTTTAGCCTCTTTCGCTAACATCTCCTTCAAAACTG ATAGCAGCAGGAGGAAGTACATAGCCGAAGAGATAGCAAAGGTTGGGAAAGGAAACATTACAGCTCAGATTTTTACTTACCGGGAACTTTGTGTTGCAACTAACAACTTCCATCCAGACAATTTGCTTGGCGAAGGCGGTTTTGGGAGGGTTTACAAAGGGAAATTTGAAGGCACAGAACAA GTTGTTGCTGTTAAGCAACTAGACAGGAATGGATTCCAAGGAAACAGAGAGTTTCTTGTAGAAGTTTTGATATTAAGTCTTCTTCACCATGCCCACCTCGTCAATTTGGTTGGATATTGCGCGGATGGTGATCAGAGGATTCTGGCGTATGAGTACATGGCCAATGGATCCCTAGAGGACCATCTTCTTG ATTTAGCTCCAGGAAAAAAGGCCTTGGATTGGAATACTAGGATGAAAATTGCAGCGGGGGCAGCAAAAGGACTTGAATACTTACACGAACAAGCAAATCCTCCAGTGATATACCGGGatttcaaagcatccaacataCTCTTGGATGAGAACTTCAATCCAAAACTCTCCGATTTTGGTCTTGCAAAGTTAGGTCCAACAGGGGATATGACTCATGTATCCACCAGGGTGATGGGGACCTATGGCTACTGTGCACCTGAATATGCACTAACAGGGCAGTTGACAACGAAATCCGACCTTTACAGCTTTGGAGTTGTGTTTTTGGAGATAATCACAGGACGGAGAGTCATAGACAATAATAGACCAACTGAAGAGCAGAATTTAGTTACTTGG GCACAACCATTATTTAAAGACAGAAGGAAGTTTACGTTAATGGCAGATCCATTGCTAGAAGGGAAGTACCCTATCAAGGGTCTTTACCAAGCTCTTGCTGTTGCAGCAATGTGTCTCCAAGAAGAAGCTGCTACACGACCGCTCATCAGTGACGTTGTAACGGCGTTAGCGTATTTAACCTTAGATGGCGAAGCAGGTGATACGGACGCTGACGGAAATGTCGACACTACTGATGGTGCGGGTGTTGAACGAGAGACATAA
- the LOC126617119 gene encoding G-type lectin S-receptor-like serine/threonine-protein kinase SD2-5 encodes MVNFHGLKNKHLFLADGTTQVAVKRLGRMGPAEIGFLEEVETIGSVHHFNLARLIGFCAENKNRLLVYEYMSNGSLEKWIFKRDLNKDLNWATRKKIILGVAKGLAYLHEDCRHKIIHLDVKPHNILLDESFNAKISDFGLSKLIARDQSQLLIGMLGTPGYVAPDSTVTVKSDVYSFGIVLLEIVARRKISDSSRSESIFVLPQMLEKKGGDGDDQDQLIDIVEDLDEDMENHREEVLRTIWIVVWCLQHDHTRRPLMSAVVQALQGLTEVDPDIIYKFSHPTASASKSNHQDHLISVAPHSSILSGPR; translated from the coding sequence ATGGTAAATTTCCATGGGTTGAAAAATAAACACTTGTTCCTTGCTGATGGCACCACACAGGTTGCTGTGAAGAGGTTGGGTAGAATGGGTCCAGCGGAGATAGGGTTCTTAGAAGAAGTTGAAACAATTGGGAGTGTACACCATTTTAACCTAGCTAGGTTAATTGGGTTTTGTGCAGAAAATAAAAACAGGCTTCTCGTTTACGAGTACATGTCGAACGGGTCGCTAGAGAAATGGATTTTCAAGAGAGATCTGAACAAGGATCTAAATTGGGCCACTCGAAAGAAGATTATACTTGGCGTAGCCAAAGGGCTGGCTTATCTTCACGAAGATTGTAGGCACAAAATAATACATCTTGATGTAAAGCCACATAACATTCTCTTGGATGAAAGCTTCAACGCCAAGATTTCTGATTTCGGGTTGTCCAAGCTAATTGCAAGAGATCAGAGCCAACTGCTTATTGGAATGCTAGGAACTCCAGGTTATGTTGCTCCTGATTCAACAGTCACCGTTAAATCTGATGTATACAGCTTTGGGATTGTTCTTCTTGAAATAGTTGCCAGAAGGAAAATCTCGGACAGCTCGAGGTCGGAGTCTATTTTCGTCTTACCTCAAATGTTGGAAAAGAAGGGTGGTGATGGAGATGATCAGGACCAACTGATTGATATTGTGGAAGACTTGGATGAAGACATGGAAAATCATAGGGAGGAAGTGTTGAGGACTATCTGGATCGTAGTTTGGTGTCTGCAGCATGATCACACTAGAAGGCCTCTCATGTCAGCAGTAGTGCAGGCCTTGCAAGGACTAACGGAAGTGGATCCAGACATCATTTATAAGTTTAGTCATCCAACGGCCTCTGCTTCTAAATCAAATCATCAGGATCACCTTATTTCTGTGGCACCCCATTCATCCATTCTCTCTGGTCCGAGATGA